Proteins found in one Verrucomicrobiota bacterium genomic segment:
- a CDS encoding dCTP deaminase: protein MSILSDKQIRRLAVEQRMIEPFIQRQVRQLDNGQRVVSYGLSSYGYDLRVADEFKVFTNVFNTVVDPKNFDAKSFVDLQAAVCIVPPNSFALARSVEYFRIPRDILTICIGKSTYARCGIIVNVTPFEPEWEGHVTLEISNTTPLPAKIYANEGLAQVLFLRAAAVCETSYADRGGKYQKQRGITTPLH, encoded by the coding sequence ATGAGTATTCTCTCTGACAAACAAATCCGTCGCCTGGCCGTCGAGCAACGGATGATTGAACCATTCATCCAACGCCAAGTCCGACAACTTGATAACGGCCAACGTGTCGTCAGCTACGGCCTGTCGAGCTACGGCTACGACTTGCGCGTGGCGGACGAGTTCAAGGTTTTCACCAATGTCTTCAACACTGTCGTTGACCCAAAGAACTTCGACGCGAAGTCCTTCGTGGATTTGCAGGCGGCGGTTTGCATTGTGCCGCCCAACTCGTTCGCGCTTGCCCGGAGCGTTGAGTATTTCCGCATCCCGCGAGACATCCTCACTATTTGTATCGGCAAGAGCACTTACGCCCGCTGCGGCATCATCGTCAACGTGACGCCTTTTGAACCGGAATGGGAAGGACACGTCACGCTGGAAATTTCCAACACCACACCGCTGCCCGCGAAGATTTACGCGAATGAAGGATTGGCGCAGGTGTTGTTCCTTCGCGCCGCTGCGGTCTGCGAAACTTCCTATGCCGACCGAGGCGGAAAATATCAGAAGCAGCGAGGAATCACAACGCCACTTCACTGA
- a CDS encoding ribonucleotide-diphosphate reductase subunit beta, translating into MSCCNTTNERPQNHDLTKRINAEDKRLLNCRAVDVNQLMPLKYKWAWEHYLNGCANHWMPTEVPMQKDIELWKSNKFTADERQVIMRNLGFFSTAESLVGNNIVLAIFKHITNPEARQYLLRQSFEEAIHTHTFHYICESLALDEREVFNMYHEVNSIRDKDTFEMKLTSDILQPDFSTETVAGMQRFVKNLVGFYVIMEGIFFYSGFVMMLSFHRQNRMTGVGEQFQYILRDETIHLNFGIDLINGIKAENPEIWTAEFQTELQRLIEQAVELEIAYAEDCLPRGILGLNAGLFREYVQHIADRRLERIGLQPKHGSKNPFPWMSETIDLGKEKNFFETRVTEYQTGGSLAW; encoded by the coding sequence ATGTCTTGTTGCAACACAACGAACGAACGTCCGCAAAATCACGACCTCACCAAGCGCATCAACGCTGAAGACAAACGGCTGTTAAACTGCCGCGCGGTGGACGTGAACCAACTCATGCCGCTCAAATACAAGTGGGCGTGGGAACATTATCTCAACGGCTGCGCGAATCATTGGATGCCCACCGAAGTGCCGATGCAAAAGGACATCGAGTTGTGGAAGTCCAACAAATTCACCGCCGACGAACGTCAGGTCATCATGCGCAACCTCGGCTTCTTCAGCACCGCCGAAAGTCTCGTCGGCAACAACATCGTCCTCGCCATCTTCAAGCACATCACGAATCCCGAAGCGCGGCAGTATTTGCTGCGGCAGTCGTTCGAGGAGGCGATCCATACGCACACGTTCCATTACATCTGCGAATCGCTCGCGCTCGACGAACGCGAGGTCTTCAACATGTATCACGAGGTCAATTCCATCCGCGACAAGGACACGTTCGAGATGAAGCTGACCAGCGACATCCTTCAGCCGGATTTCAGCACGGAAACCGTCGCGGGAATGCAACGCTTCGTCAAAAACCTCGTCGGCTTCTACGTCATCATGGAAGGCATTTTCTTTTACAGCGGCTTCGTGATGATGCTGTCGTTTCATCGCCAGAACCGCATGACCGGTGTGGGCGAGCAGTTCCAATACATCTTGCGCGATGAGACCATTCACCTGAATTTCGGCATTGATCTCATCAACGGCATCAAGGCCGAGAACCCGGAGATTTGGACGGCGGAGTTTCAGACGGAGTTGCAGCGGCTTATCGAACAGGCCGTCGAACTTGAAATCGCATACGCCGAAGATTGTCTCCCACGCGGCATTCTCGGCCTCAACGCCGGATTGTTCCGCGAATACGTCCAACACATTGCTGACCGACGCTTGGAGCGCATCGGTCTTCAGCCGAAACACGGCTCGAAGAATCCCTTCCCATGGATGAGCGAGACGATTGACTTGGGGAAGGAGAAGAATTTTTTCGAGACCCGCGTGACTGAGTATCAAACTGGCGGCTCGCTTGCGTGGTGA
- the metE gene encoding 5-methyltetrahydropteroyltriglutamate--homocysteine S-methyltransferase has translation MNKNIRTHNLGFPRIGAKRELKRALESFWSKKIAEAQLVEVAKAIRAENWQRQRAAGIDLIPSNDFSLYDQMLDTCALLGAVPERFHWQGEHVDLATYFTMARGVSGKGDDCGSCGGPAVALEMTKWFDTNYHYLVPELQGGQTFRLSSTKPFDEFAEALALGIRTVPVLVGPITFLLLAKTRGENFDRLSLLPKLLPVYAEILRRLHAQGAEWVQLDEPALCLDLTPEQRAAFGTTYAQFHEAAPGLKLLLATYFGDLRENLATACQLPVEALHFDAARAPHELDRLLTELPPTMQLSFGVVDGRNIWRNDFERSLNLLQKAAKAIGNDRLIVSPSCSLLHSPLSLKHETKLDPELKSWLAFAKEKLSEVGLLAQLVNQNGDSAALLENRKAIANRRSSPRIHDAVVRLRTEAVSPGDLQRQNAFTTRQPKQQARLNLPAFPTTTIGSFPQTEGVRAGRARFKKGELSSADYEKFLEQQTAECIRWQGEVGLDVPVHGEFERNDMVEYFGEQLAGFVFTENGWVQSYGSRCVKPPIIFGDVSRPQPMTVRWSKLAQSLTRKPMKGMLTGPITILQWSFMRDDQPRSETAKQIALALRDEVRDLEAAGLPIIQIDEPALREGLPLRRADWQEYLNWAVDAFRLAASGVRDDTQIHTHMCYCEFDDILASIAALDADVISIETSRSNMELLGAFAQFHYPNDIGPGVWDIHSPRVPSADEMLGLIHAAAKVIPKERLWLNPDCGLKTRRWEEVKPALKNLVAAAKAAREFINSESSTIN, from the coding sequence ATGAACAAAAACATACGAACACATAACCTGGGCTTCCCCCGCATCGGGGCGAAGCGTGAACTCAAACGCGCCCTCGAATCCTTCTGGTCGAAGAAAATCGCCGAGGCGCAACTTGTCGAAGTCGCCAAAGCCATCCGCGCTGAGAACTGGCAACGCCAGCGCGCTGCCGGCATTGACCTCATCCCGTCAAACGATTTCAGCCTTTACGACCAGATGCTCGACACCTGCGCGTTGCTCGGTGCAGTGCCGGAGCGATTCCACTGGCAGGGCGAGCACGTTGACCTTGCCACCTACTTCACAATGGCACGCGGTGTCAGTGGGAAAGGTGACGACTGTGGAAGTTGCGGCGGTCCAGCCGTTGCGCTGGAAATGACCAAGTGGTTCGACACGAATTACCACTACCTTGTGCCGGAATTGCAGGGGGGGCAAACTTTCCGGCTCTCCTCCACGAAACCTTTCGACGAGTTTGCCGAGGCGCTGGCGCTTGGCATCCGCACTGTGCCAGTGCTCGTCGGGCCGATAACCTTTCTCCTGCTCGCCAAAACGCGCGGGGAAAACTTTGACCGGCTTTCGCTTTTGCCGAAGTTGCTTCCGGTCTATGCCGAAATTCTGCGCCGTCTCCATGCCCAAGGCGCGGAGTGGGTGCAACTGGATGAACCTGCGCTATGCCTCGACTTGACGCCGGAACAACGTGCTGCGTTTGGCACTACCTACGCACAATTTCACGAAGCCGCGCCAGGATTGAAACTTCTGCTCGCGACTTATTTTGGCGACCTGCGCGAAAATCTCGCGACTGCCTGCCAATTGCCGGTGGAGGCGCTTCATTTCGACGCCGCGCGCGCACCGCACGAACTCGACCGCCTGCTCACCGAGTTGCCGCCGACAATGCAGCTTTCATTCGGCGTCGTGGATGGACGCAACATCTGGCGGAACGATTTTGAGCGTTCGCTAAACTTGCTGCAAAAAGCGGCAAAAGCCATCGGAAATGACCGGCTCATCGTTTCACCGTCCTGCTCATTGCTTCATTCACCTTTGAGTCTGAAGCATGAAACTAAACTCGACCCGGAACTTAAAAGCTGGCTCGCGTTCGCGAAGGAAAAACTTTCGGAAGTTGGCTTACTCGCGCAACTCGTGAACCAGAATGGCGACAGCGCGGCCTTGCTGGAAAACCGCAAAGCCATTGCGAATCGCCGAAGCAGCCCGCGCATCCACGATGCGGTTGTTAGACTCCGAACTGAGGCTGTGTCGCCGGGAGATTTGCAGCGGCAAAATGCCTTCACCACGCGCCAGCCAAAACAGCAGGCGCGGTTGAATCTGCCAGCGTTTCCCACCACGACCATCGGTTCTTTTCCGCAGACGGAGGGAGTGCGCGCTGGCCGCGCACGTTTCAAGAAAGGTGAGCTTTCATCCGCCGACTACGAAAAATTTCTTGAACAGCAAACCGCCGAGTGCATCCGCTGGCAGGGGGAAGTCGGCCTCGACGTGCCGGTACATGGCGAGTTCGAGCGGAATGACATGGTGGAGTATTTCGGCGAGCAGCTTGCCGGATTTGTTTTTACCGAGAACGGCTGGGTGCAGAGCTACGGCTCGCGCTGCGTCAAACCGCCGATCATTTTCGGCGACGTTTCCCGTCCGCAACCGATGACGGTGCGCTGGTCGAAGCTCGCACAGTCACTCACACGCAAGCCGATGAAAGGAATGCTCACCGGCCCGATCACAATACTGCAATGGAGTTTCATGCGGGACGACCAGCCGCGCAGCGAAACGGCCAAACAAATCGCGCTCGCGTTGCGCGATGAAGTGCGCGACCTCGAAGCCGCCGGCCTGCCCATCATCCAGATTGACGAGCCGGCGTTGCGTGAAGGATTGCCGCTGCGCCGCGCCGACTGGCAGGAGTATTTGAATTGGGCGGTGGATGCCTTCCGTCTCGCTGCCAGCGGTGTGCGTGACGATACGCAAATTCACACGCACATGTGCTACTGCGAGTTCGACGATATTCTCGCCAGCATTGCCGCTCTCGACGCCGACGTGATTTCCATCGAGACCTCGCGCTCGAACATGGAATTGCTCGGCGCGTTCGCGCAGTTCCATTACCCGAACGACATCGGGCCAGGCGTGTGGGACATCCACTCGCCGCGCGTTCCCTCAGCGGACGAAATGCTTGGCCTCATCCACGCTGCCGCGAAGGTTATCCCGAAGGAACGCCTATGGTTGAACCCTGACTGCGGCTTGAAAACCCGCCGCTGGGAAGAAGTGAAACCGGCGCTGAAGAATCTCGTTGCCGCCGCCAAAGCGGCCCGTGAATTCATCAACTCTGAATCATCAACCATCAACTAA